Proteins from a genomic interval of Coccinella septempunctata chromosome 2, icCocSept1.1, whole genome shotgun sequence:
- the LOC123307063 gene encoding uncharacterized protein LOC123307063 produces the protein MTFGATCSSSTALYVVKLNSRRFEDQYPEASKAICTKEYMDDHLDCCETIDSAINRIQQIKTIVKKVKNTCLWCKRRDSKPEVPEMGPLPQCRVTKPPHPFFYTGMDFFGPIEVAVGRRHEKRWCLLFTCMSVRAIHIEVAHSLTTDSPREIFSDRGTNFIGTNRELQQQVKHLDHQKIQKTLIHMEEGIKWNFNPARTPHMGGCWERLIRSVKKGLSAVLTSQYPKDETLQTLLSYVENIVNSRPLTPISLDATDGAPLTPNHFLLGGNFYLFLSTNFQEDDIFSRKQWRKVGLMADHFWRRWLKEYLPTLTKRSKWFLKARPLKIDDLVIICDDDLPRNSWPMGRIIQVFPGKDGQIRSAEIKTNRGVLRRPAVKIAVIGVENVEEKI, from the exons ATGACTTTTGGAGCAACTTGTTCATCATCGACTGCCCTTTATGTGGTGAAAttgaattccagaagatttgaaGATCAATATCCTGAAGCTAGTAAAGCAATTTGTACCAAGGAATACATGGACGACCATTTAGACTGCTGTGAAACAATTGATAGTGCTATTAACAGAATTCAGCAA ATTAAAACAATTGTCAAGAAAGTAAAAAATACTTGTCTTTGGTGTAAGAGACGAGATTCCAAACCTGAAGTGCCAGAAATGGGACCATTACCCCAGTGTAGAGTGACGAAACCTCCACATCCTTTCTTTTACACAGGAATGGATTTCTTCGGACCCATCGAAGTTGCTGTAGGACGAAGACATGAAAAACGTTGGTGTTTATTATTCACTTGCATGTCTGTCAGAGCTATTCACATTGAAGTCGCTCATTCGCTAACAACAGACAGTCCACGAGAAATCTTCTCTGATCGTGGTACAAACTTTATAGGTACTAATAGAGAATTACAGCAACAAGTGAAACATTTGGATCATCAAAAAATTCAGAAGACCCTTATTCATATGGAAGAAGGTATCAAGTGGAATTTCAATCCAGCACGAACACCACACATGGGAGGTTGCTGGGAGAGGTTGATTAGATCTGTCAAGAAAGGCTTGAGCGCAGTACTTACTTCACAATATCCTAAAGATGAAACACTACAGACACTCCTTTCTTATGTAGAAAATATCGTCAATTCTAGACCGCTTACTCCCATTTCTTTGGACGCAACTGATGGAGCACCATTAACTCCCAACCATTTTTTATTGGGaggcaatttttatttgttcctaTCTACAAATTTTCAGGAAGACGATATATTTTCCAGAAAACAATGGAGAAAAGTTGGACTCATGGCAGATCACTTTTGGCGACGTTGGTTGAAAGAATATTTACCTACCTTGACTAAGCGCTCCAAATGGTTCCTGAAAGCGAGACCTCTCAAAATCGACGACCTCGTTATAATATGTGACGATGACTTACCTAGAAATTCTTGGCCAATGGGTAGAATCATTCAGGTATTTCCGGGAAAAGATGGGCAAATCCGATCAGCGGAAATCAAGACCAATCGAGGAGTTTTAAGAAGACCAGCAGTTAAAATTGCTGTCATCGGGGTGGAGAATGTTgaggaaaaaatataa